A region of Lichenibacterium dinghuense DNA encodes the following proteins:
- a CDS encoding family 1 glycosylhydrolase, with translation MRSFLNTLDGLKGGGRPDEMAAREGAFMFATGIECSYPTVDHGRMRRDLLEECGHYARWAEDLDLVKGMGLRFLRYGLPYHRTHLGPGRYDWSFADEVMEGMRARGIVPILDLLHFGVPDWLGNFQNPDLPAHFAEYAEAVARRYPWVKHWTPVNEIYVAARVSAKDGFWNEQLKSDRAFVTAIKHLVAASLLAGRAILRHRPDALLIQSESAEYFHELKAIPSRENRIANYNRFISLDLLYGRPPDAEIYDFLLANGMTKAEFDWFMDFDAPGYQVLGLDYYGRNERMLKPDGTTIPAEDVLGWYQLARQYYRRYRKPLMHTETNVFDKEAAPGWLWKQWINVLRLRGDGIPVLGFTWYSLVDQIDWDTELREKNDRVVNCGLYDLDRKPNPVAADYREMLAEYGGIGPVLHAGFLTPTDEPAPEPVEP, from the coding sequence ATGCGCAGCTTCCTCAACACGCTCGACGGCCTCAAGGGCGGCGGGCGGCCCGACGAGATGGCGGCGCGCGAGGGCGCCTTCATGTTCGCCACCGGCATCGAATGCTCCTACCCGACGGTCGACCACGGCCGCATGCGGCGCGACCTCCTCGAGGAATGCGGCCACTACGCGCGCTGGGCCGAGGACCTCGACCTCGTGAAGGGCATGGGCCTGCGCTTCCTGCGCTACGGCCTGCCCTACCACCGCACCCACCTCGGCCCCGGCCGCTACGACTGGAGCTTCGCCGACGAGGTGATGGAGGGGATGCGGGCGCGCGGGATCGTGCCGATCCTCGACCTCCTGCACTTCGGCGTGCCGGACTGGCTCGGCAACTTCCAGAACCCGGACCTGCCGGCGCATTTCGCCGAATACGCCGAGGCGGTGGCCCGGCGCTACCCGTGGGTCAAGCACTGGACGCCGGTCAACGAGATCTACGTGGCGGCGCGCGTCAGCGCCAAGGACGGGTTCTGGAACGAGCAGCTGAAGAGCGACCGCGCCTTCGTCACCGCCATCAAGCACCTCGTCGCCGCGAGCCTGCTGGCCGGCCGCGCGATCCTGCGCCACCGGCCGGACGCGCTGCTGATCCAGAGCGAGAGCGCCGAATACTTCCACGAGCTGAAGGCCATCCCCAGCCGCGAGAACCGCATCGCCAACTACAACCGCTTCATCTCGCTCGACCTGCTCTACGGCCGCCCGCCGGACGCCGAGATCTACGATTTTCTCCTGGCGAACGGCATGACGAAGGCCGAGTTCGACTGGTTCATGGACTTCGACGCCCCGGGTTACCAGGTGCTCGGCCTCGACTATTACGGCCGCAACGAGCGCATGCTGAAGCCGGACGGCACGACGATCCCGGCCGAGGACGTCCTCGGCTGGTACCAGCTCGCGCGCCAGTACTACCGCCGCTACCGCAAGCCGCTGATGCATACGGAGACCAACGTCTTCGACAAGGAGGCGGCGCCGGGCTGGCTGTGGAAGCAGTGGATCAACGTGCTGCGGCTGCGCGGCGACGGCATCCCGGTGCTGGGCTTCACCTGGTACTCGCTGGTGGACCAGATCGACTGGGACACGGAGCTGCGCGAGAAGAACGACCGCGTGGTGAACTGCGGCCTCTACGACCTCGACCGCAAGCCCAACCCGGTCGCGGCCGACTACCGCGAGATGCTGGCCGAATACGGCGGCATCGGCCCGGTGCTCCACGCGGGCTTCCTCACGCCGACCGACGAGCCCGCGCCGGAGCCCGTGGAGCCGTGA
- a CDS encoding GMC family oxidoreductase, with protein sequence MSRSPFATSDEVDAVVVGTGAGGAPLLARLAAAGLSVVALEAGKALDPVRDFARDEEAQGFLFWNDERLSAGEDPVAFGRNNSGTGIGGSTLHYTAYMVRAQPADLRLKTDFGVAEDWPFPYEALEPYYDEVEATIGVSGPSPYPWGPARTPYPLKPLPLNGAAQLMQRGCDKLGIRTSPAANAALSGSYATDGTRFRPACHNCGFCQAGCATGAKGSADVTWLPMAAAAGAEIRPEAYVTGFERAPDGRITAVVYRTPRGDERQRCRNVFLCAGAIETPRILLLNGLANGSGQVGRNFMAHTGIQVWGQFDEFVRPFKGIPGGLISEDTHRPADADFAGGYLLQSIGVMPVTYASQVARGRRLWGKQLRAHMRGYNNTAGINILGDCLPYAHNFVELSDELDARGLPKPRVHFTMGENERRMTDHADKLMQRIWAAAGARDIWSFPRNAHIIGTARMGSDPDSSVVDPDGRAHDVPNLFVSDNSTFPSALGANPALTIMALALRTADRFLARGA encoded by the coding sequence GTGAGCCGCTCCCCCTTCGCGACCTCCGACGAGGTCGACGCGGTCGTGGTCGGCACCGGCGCCGGCGGCGCGCCGCTGCTGGCGCGCCTCGCCGCCGCCGGCCTCTCCGTCGTGGCCCTCGAGGCCGGCAAGGCGCTCGATCCCGTCCGCGACTTCGCGCGCGACGAGGAGGCGCAGGGCTTCCTGTTCTGGAACGACGAGCGCCTCAGCGCCGGCGAGGACCCGGTCGCCTTCGGGCGCAACAACTCCGGCACGGGCATCGGCGGCTCGACGCTGCACTACACCGCCTACATGGTGCGGGCGCAGCCGGCCGACCTGCGCCTGAAGACCGACTTCGGCGTCGCCGAGGACTGGCCCTTCCCCTACGAGGCGCTGGAGCCCTACTACGACGAGGTCGAGGCGACGATCGGCGTGTCCGGCCCCTCGCCCTACCCGTGGGGGCCGGCCCGCACGCCCTATCCGTTGAAGCCGCTGCCGCTCAACGGCGCCGCGCAGCTGATGCAGCGCGGCTGCGACAAGCTCGGCATCCGCACCTCGCCGGCCGCCAACGCGGCGCTGTCCGGCTCCTACGCGACGGACGGCACGCGCTTCCGCCCGGCCTGCCACAACTGCGGCTTCTGCCAGGCGGGCTGCGCCACCGGCGCCAAGGGCTCGGCCGACGTCACCTGGCTGCCGATGGCGGCCGCGGCCGGCGCCGAGATCCGCCCCGAAGCCTACGTCACGGGCTTCGAGCGCGCGCCGGACGGCCGCATCACCGCCGTGGTGTACCGCACGCCGCGCGGCGACGAGCGACAGCGCTGCCGCAACGTGTTCCTGTGCGCCGGCGCCATCGAGACGCCGCGCATCCTGCTGCTGAACGGCCTCGCCAACGGCAGCGGCCAGGTCGGCCGCAACTTCATGGCCCACACCGGCATCCAGGTTTGGGGCCAGTTCGACGAGTTCGTGCGGCCCTTCAAGGGCATCCCGGGCGGCCTCATCTCGGAGGACACGCACCGGCCGGCCGACGCCGACTTCGCGGGCGGCTACCTCCTGCAGTCGATCGGCGTCATGCCGGTCACCTACGCGTCGCAGGTGGCGCGCGGGCGCAGGCTCTGGGGCAAGCAGCTCCGCGCCCACATGCGCGGCTACAACAACACCGCCGGCATCAACATCCTCGGCGACTGCCTGCCCTACGCGCACAACTTCGTGGAACTGTCCGACGAGCTCGACGCCCGCGGCCTGCCGAAGCCGCGCGTGCATTTCACCATGGGCGAGAACGAGCGCCGCATGACGGACCATGCCGACAAGCTCATGCAGCGCATCTGGGCGGCGGCCGGCGCGCGCGACATCTGGTCCTTCCCGCGCAACGCCCACATCATCGGCACGGCCCGGATGGGCTCCGACCCGGACAGCTCGGTGGTCGACCCGGACGGGCGCGCCCACGACGTGCCCAACCTGTTCGTCTCCGACAACTCCACCTTCCCGAGCGCGCTCGGCGCCAACCCGGCGCTGACCATCATGGCGCTGGCGCTGCGCACGGCCGACCGCTTCCTGGCGCGCGGAGCCTGA
- a CDS encoding gluconate 2-dehydrogenase subunit 3 family protein has protein sequence MDKDTSAAPSRPEGDATAGLRDHRYPEGTFAGLIGTPFVTAPTRAALTARMAKPAVTEPRFLSPAEFALLGAVCDRLLDQDGDDRRIDVPGAVDARLASGETDGWRYDALPDDGAAMKRGLAGFDETARALTGRGFLDLGPDERDRVIGAVEAGDPPGAAWADLPAKRFFEDLLAAATESYYAHPLAQEEIGYAGYADARGWQKIELDQREPREPEPVGGPR, from the coding sequence ATGGACAAAGACACATCGGCGGCGCCGTCGCGGCCCGAGGGCGACGCGACCGCGGGGCTGCGCGACCACCGCTACCCCGAGGGCACCTTCGCGGGGCTGATCGGCACGCCCTTCGTCACGGCGCCGACCCGCGCCGCCCTGACGGCCCGCATGGCCAAGCCCGCCGTGACGGAGCCGCGCTTCCTCAGCCCGGCCGAGTTCGCCCTGCTCGGCGCCGTCTGCGACCGCCTGCTCGACCAGGACGGCGACGACCGCCGCATCGACGTGCCGGGCGCCGTCGACGCGCGGCTCGCCTCCGGCGAGACGGACGGCTGGCGCTACGACGCGCTGCCGGACGACGGCGCCGCGATGAAGCGCGGCCTCGCCGGCTTCGACGAGACGGCGCGCGCCCTGACGGGCCGCGGCTTCCTCGACCTCGGCCCGGACGAGCGGGACCGCGTGATCGGTGCCGTCGAGGCCGGCGATCCCCCGGGCGCGGCCTGGGCGGACCTGCCGGCGAAGCGCTTCTTCGAGGACCTGCTCGCCGCCGCCACCGAGAGCTACTACGCCCACCCGCTCGCCCAGGAGGAGATCGGCTACGCGGGCTACGCCGACGCCCGCGGCTGGCAGAAGATCGAGCTCGATCAGCGCGAGCCGCGCGAGCCCGAGCCCGTGGGAGGCCCGCGGTGA
- the gshB gene encoding glutathione synthase: MGLTVAVQMDPIDRINIAGDSTFALLLAAQARGHSLLFYTPEKLSQRAGSVFAPMQPLEVRDQVGDHFTLGEPRHTDLAEVDVVLLRQDPPFDLAYITSTHLLERVHPKTLVVNDPAGVRNAPEKLFVLDYPELMPPTLVSRDRAAIEAFRAEHGDIVMKPLYGNGGASVFKVAVRDPNFGSLFDLFSATFREPWMCQRFLPNITKGDKRIILVDGDAMGAVNRVPAADDIRANMVRGGAAGATDLSAREREICATIAPELKRRGLLFTGIDVIDGHLTEINVTSPTGLRAIKRLGGPDLSEAIWDAIEGKMGRG, from the coding sequence ATGGGTCTCACCGTCGCGGTCCAGATGGACCCCATCGACCGCATCAACATCGCGGGCGACTCCACCTTCGCCCTGCTGCTCGCCGCGCAGGCCCGCGGGCATTCGCTGCTGTTCTACACGCCCGAGAAGCTGTCGCAGCGCGCGGGGAGCGTGTTCGCGCCGATGCAGCCGCTGGAGGTGCGCGACCAGGTCGGCGACCACTTCACGCTGGGCGAGCCGCGGCACACGGACCTCGCCGAGGTCGACGTGGTGCTGCTGCGGCAGGACCCGCCCTTCGACCTCGCCTACATCACCTCGACGCACCTCCTGGAGCGCGTCCACCCGAAGACGCTGGTGGTCAACGACCCTGCGGGCGTGCGCAACGCGCCCGAGAAGCTGTTCGTGCTCGACTATCCCGAGCTGATGCCGCCGACGCTGGTGTCGCGCGACCGCGCCGCGATCGAGGCCTTCCGGGCCGAGCACGGCGACATCGTGATGAAGCCGCTCTACGGCAACGGCGGCGCTTCGGTGTTCAAGGTGGCGGTGCGCGATCCCAACTTCGGCTCGCTGTTCGACCTGTTCTCCGCCACCTTCCGCGAGCCCTGGATGTGCCAGCGCTTCCTGCCCAACATCACCAAGGGCGACAAGCGCATCATCCTGGTCGACGGCGATGCGATGGGCGCGGTGAACCGCGTGCCGGCCGCCGACGACATCCGCGCCAACATGGTGCGCGGCGGCGCGGCGGGCGCAACCGACCTGTCGGCGCGCGAACGCGAGATCTGCGCGACCATCGCGCCGGAGCTGAAGCGGCGCGGCCTCCTGTTCACCGGCATCGACGTGATCGACGGCCACCTCACCGAGATCAACGTCACCTCGCCGACGGGGCTGCGGGCGATCAAGCGGCTCGGCGGGCCGGACCTGTCGGAGGCGATCTGGGACGCGATCGAGGGGAAGATGGGGCGGGGGTGA
- a CDS encoding response regulator translates to MAAARDPLVLIVEDDQDISALVARYLGDNGFEAEVARDGTAMDARMAVRRPDLVILDINLPGEDGLSLCLRLRNAGGPPVIMVTAKGEDLDRILGLEMGADDYLPKPFNPRELLARIRAVLRRHNAGAEAPATAGAARIMRFAGWTVDRGARRLTDPDGARVALTSAEFDLLSTFCDHPGRVLSRERLLDLTQGPGSLSQDRSVDIVVSRLRLKIEKNPREPDFVQTVRSSGYIFSPSVEAEA, encoded by the coding sequence ATGGCTGCGGCGCGCGATCCCCTGGTCCTGATCGTCGAGGACGATCAGGACATCAGCGCGCTGGTGGCCCGCTACCTCGGCGACAACGGCTTCGAGGCCGAGGTGGCGCGCGACGGGACGGCCATGGACGCCCGCATGGCGGTGCGCCGGCCCGACCTCGTCATCCTCGACATCAACCTGCCGGGCGAGGACGGGTTGTCGCTCTGCCTGCGCCTGCGCAACGCCGGCGGGCCGCCCGTCATCATGGTGACGGCGAAGGGCGAGGACCTGGACCGCATCCTCGGCCTGGAGATGGGCGCCGACGACTACCTGCCAAAGCCCTTCAACCCGCGCGAGCTCCTGGCCCGCATCCGCGCCGTGCTGCGCCGGCACAACGCCGGGGCCGAGGCGCCCGCGACCGCCGGCGCGGCGCGGATCATGCGCTTCGCCGGCTGGACGGTGGACCGCGGCGCCCGCCGCCTCACCGACCCCGACGGCGCCCGCGTGGCGCTGACCAGCGCCGAGTTCGACCTCCTGTCCACCTTCTGCGACCACCCCGGCCGCGTGCTGTCGCGCGAGCGGCTGCTCGACCTGACGCAGGGGCCGGGCAGCCTGTCGCAGGACCGCAGCGTCGACATCGTGGTGAGCCGCCTGCGGCTGAAGATCGAGAAGAACCCCCGCGAGCCCGACTTCGTGCAGACGGTGCGCTCCTCCGGCTACATCTTCTCGCCCAGCGTCGAGGCCGAGGCGTGA
- a CDS encoding ATP-binding protein — MRLRRLLPGRIATQLILLVAVSAVIFHLCMSGAFLLNRAGWFRPLHPGTITRLDHAAEIVGAAPPADREAVLRAVALADPELVLRLEPAGAPVPRGRQSLVLADGTAISAATGASRRRGPDPALIAFATLTFVALSTTLFVVWAVRGVTAPLRRVSDAVEGFARDAASLRAPQPLPEEGPAEIAALAQGFNSMQGRIARMMRERTGMLAAVSHDLRTPITRLRLRAEFVDDAPLRELMLRDLGQMDAMVHSALSFIRDGRVEREPTRLDLASLLRTVCDEAADMGHRARYGGPDHLVISGHEDELRRAVGNLVDNAARVEAEATVELAREPDGSVAVTVTDDGPGIPPERLDEVMQPFRRGTDDEARSGPSGFGLGLPIVQAIVQAHGGTLTLSNREPHGLRCRIALPAS, encoded by the coding sequence GTGAGGCTGCGGAGGCTGCTGCCGGGCCGGATCGCCACGCAGCTGATCCTGCTCGTGGCCGTGTCGGCGGTGATCTTCCACCTCTGCATGAGCGGGGCGTTCCTGCTCAACCGCGCCGGCTGGTTCCGCCCGCTCCACCCCGGCACGATCACGCGGCTCGACCACGCGGCCGAGATCGTCGGGGCGGCCCCGCCGGCCGACCGCGAGGCCGTGCTGCGCGCCGTGGCGCTGGCCGACCCTGAACTCGTCCTGCGGCTGGAGCCCGCTGGGGCGCCCGTCCCGCGGGGGCGCCAGTCGCTCGTGCTGGCCGACGGCACGGCCATCAGCGCCGCCACGGGCGCGTCGCGCCGCCGCGGGCCGGACCCGGCGCTGATCGCCTTCGCGACGCTGACCTTCGTGGCGCTGTCGACCACGCTCTTCGTGGTCTGGGCGGTGCGCGGCGTGACGGCGCCGCTGCGCCGCGTGTCCGACGCCGTGGAGGGCTTCGCGCGCGACGCCGCCTCGCTGCGCGCCCCCCAGCCGCTGCCCGAGGAGGGCCCGGCCGAGATCGCCGCCCTGGCGCAGGGCTTCAACAGCATGCAGGGGCGCATCGCGCGCATGATGCGCGAGCGCACCGGCATGCTGGCCGCCGTCAGCCACGACCTGCGCACGCCCATCACCCGGCTGCGGCTGCGCGCGGAATTCGTCGACGACGCGCCGCTGCGCGAGCTGATGCTGCGCGACCTCGGCCAGATGGACGCGATGGTGCATTCGGCCCTGTCCTTCATCCGCGACGGACGGGTGGAGCGCGAGCCGACGCGGCTCGACCTCGCGAGCCTGCTGCGCACCGTCTGCGACGAGGCGGCCGACATGGGCCACCGCGCCCGCTACGGCGGGCCGGACCACCTCGTCATCTCGGGCCACGAGGACGAACTGCGCCGCGCGGTGGGCAATCTCGTCGACAACGCCGCGCGCGTGGAGGCCGAGGCCACGGTGGAGCTCGCGCGGGAGCCGGACGGCTCGGTCGCCGTGACGGTCACCGACGACGGGCCGGGCATCCCGCCCGAACGCCTCGACGAGGTGATGCAGCCGTTCCGCCGCGGCACGGACGACGAGGCGCGGAGCGGCCCGTCCGGCTTCGGGCTCGGCCTGCCCATCGTGCAGGCCATCGTGCAGGCGCACGGCGGCACCCTCACGCTGAGCAACCGCGAGCCGCACGGGTTGCGCTGCCGCATCGCCCTGCCGGCGAGCTGA
- a CDS encoding patatin-like phospholipase family protein, with translation MPSQRKLISVLALSLSLGACALTPREGFTAADQAAAVVPGFGPVRAWGDGPARDLARAVLGSVPGRGDVNVLALSGGGAGGAFSAGLLDGWTRRGTRPAFDVVTGVSTGALIAPFAFLGPAYDATVAKLYTGDGAGGVAEPANLIAIATGDGLLDPGPLRRMVDSYCTPEFLAQIAAEHRRGRRLLAVSTNLDAQRPVVWDMGAIASSPNPRAAALFRDVLVASASVPAVFPPVMIEAAAGDRAVREMHVDGVATAQIFIRPDAVAAAAPRRRVHVWAVVNNTLPPEFSLTAKGTLPIAYRSLSTVFKAQTAAEVTAASETAHRLGQDFELAYIDRAVPFDPTTPFGASYMDQAFAIGAREGQDGSAWHRDLKGLGEPARP, from the coding sequence ATGCCATCCCAGCGCAAGCTGATCTCCGTCCTCGCCCTGTCGCTCTCGCTCGGCGCCTGCGCGCTGACCCCGCGCGAAGGCTTCACGGCCGCCGACCAAGCCGCGGCCGTCGTGCCGGGCTTCGGCCCCGTGCGCGCCTGGGGCGACGGGCCCGCGCGCGACCTCGCCCGCGCCGTGCTGGGGTCCGTGCCGGGCCGCGGCGACGTGAACGTCCTCGCCCTGTCGGGCGGCGGCGCCGGCGGCGCCTTCTCGGCCGGGCTACTCGACGGCTGGACGCGGCGCGGCACGCGCCCCGCCTTCGACGTCGTCACCGGTGTGTCGACCGGCGCGCTGATCGCGCCCTTCGCCTTCCTGGGCCCGGCCTACGACGCCACGGTCGCGAAGCTCTACACGGGCGACGGCGCGGGGGGCGTCGCCGAGCCCGCCAACCTCATCGCCATCGCGACCGGCGACGGGCTGCTCGACCCCGGCCCGCTCCGGCGCATGGTGGACAGCTACTGCACGCCGGAGTTCCTGGCGCAGATCGCGGCCGAGCACCGGCGCGGCCGGCGCCTGCTCGCCGTGTCCACCAACCTCGACGCCCAGCGCCCGGTGGTGTGGGACATGGGCGCCATCGCGTCGAGCCCGAACCCCAGGGCCGCGGCGCTGTTCCGCGACGTGCTGGTGGCCTCGGCCAGCGTGCCGGCCGTGTTCCCGCCCGTGATGATCGAGGCCGCGGCGGGGGACCGCGCGGTGCGCGAGATGCACGTCGACGGCGTCGCCACGGCGCAGATCTTCATCCGCCCGGACGCGGTCGCGGCCGCCGCCCCGCGCCGGCGCGTCCACGTCTGGGCGGTGGTCAACAACACGCTGCCGCCGGAGTTCAGCCTCACCGCCAAGGGCACGCTGCCCATCGCCTACCGGTCGCTGTCGACCGTGTTCAAGGCGCAGACCGCGGCCGAGGTGACGGCGGCCTCGGAGACGGCGCACCGGCTGGGGCAGGACTTCGAGCTCGCCTACATCGACCGCGCCGTGCCGTTCGACCCGACGACGCCCTTCGGGGCGAGCTACATGGACCAGGCCTTCGCGATCGGGGCGCGGGAGGGCCAGGACGGCAGCGCCTGGCACCGCGACCTCAAGGGGCTGGGCGAGCCGGCGAGGCCGTGA
- a CDS encoding aldo/keto reductase gives MFEKRKLGRTGLDVTSICLGTMTWGQQNTEAEGHAQLDLAIGRGINFIDTAEMYSIPPKAETQGSTERIIGTWLKSRGGRERIVIASKVSGRSSNDWLRPEGKPARLDEANIRYAVEGSLKRLQTDYIDLYQLHWPDRVVSLFGSGGNVFRDLPRPDDSVPIADTLGALGRLVEEGKIRHVGLSNETAWGTMRFLAESDAGRGPRVASIQNSYNLVNRNYELGLAEIGMREDVGLLAYSPLGQGYLTGKYQNGARPAGARTTLFNRGQRYEKPGVAEAIDAYLKLAAEFGLDATQMALAFVTSRKFVCSNIIGATTLPQLETALGSADVAISPELEDRIDAIHQVHQNPAP, from the coding sequence ATGTTCGAAAAGCGCAAGCTCGGTCGCACCGGGCTCGACGTCACGTCGATCTGCCTCGGCACCATGACCTGGGGCCAGCAGAACACCGAGGCCGAGGGCCACGCCCAGCTCGATCTGGCGATCGGCCGCGGCATCAACTTCATCGACACGGCCGAGATGTATTCCATCCCGCCGAAGGCCGAGACGCAGGGCTCCACCGAGCGGATCATCGGCACCTGGCTGAAGAGCCGCGGCGGGCGCGAGCGCATCGTCATCGCGTCCAAGGTGTCGGGCCGCTCGTCCAACGACTGGCTGCGCCCCGAGGGCAAGCCCGCGCGCCTCGACGAGGCCAACATCCGCTACGCCGTCGAGGGCAGCCTGAAGCGGCTCCAGACCGACTACATCGACCTCTACCAGCTCCACTGGCCGGACCGCGTGGTGAGCCTGTTCGGCTCCGGCGGCAACGTGTTCCGCGACCTCCCCCGCCCCGACGATTCCGTGCCGATCGCCGACACGCTGGGCGCGCTCGGGCGCCTCGTCGAGGAGGGCAAGATCCGCCACGTCGGCCTGTCCAACGAGACGGCCTGGGGCACGATGCGCTTTCTCGCCGAGTCCGACGCCGGCCGGGGCCCGCGCGTCGCCTCGATCCAGAACAGCTACAACCTCGTCAACCGCAACTACGAGCTGGGCCTCGCCGAGATCGGGATGCGCGAGGACGTGGGCCTGCTCGCCTATTCGCCGCTCGGCCAGGGCTACCTCACCGGCAAGTACCAGAACGGCGCCCGCCCGGCCGGCGCCCGCACGACGCTGTTCAACCGCGGCCAGCGCTACGAGAAGCCCGGCGTCGCCGAGGCGATCGACGCCTACCTGAAGCTCGCCGCGGAGTTCGGCCTCGACGCGACCCAGATGGCGCTGGCCTTCGTGACGAGCCGCAAGTTCGTGTGCTCCAACATCATCGGCGCGACCACGCTCCCGCAGCTCGAGACCGCGCTGGGATCGGCGGACGTCGCGATCTCGCCCGAGCTCGAGGACCGGATCGACGCGATCCATCAGGTGCACCAGAACCCGGCGCCCTGA
- a CDS encoding tlde1 domain-containing protein codes for MTDATFTTGDVAPFDHGRLSQRHSTWTIAGAGAVTLGVLVGSWLLDHRAMGVQPFGLAPGAARLTAAFHTPPSPALPDLPRAEPRAEAPAEGATAEADPQAVPALPAAPGASLIDPGFARGPSPAALADSAPLASRFAAAGPAGAVEKPQPGPVVAVVPESGPGFAMIVPLPGAHDEAPAPAAEPPLPPAALASAEPKPQVETVPLPTPRPAFPWAAPEQYRQGRRALARNTDTAPTLAAPGPVAAAAPADNRGFLEKFFGAFKPSGSALGYASPEDGLFGRAGLPGSPATPRDRYTAVYDISAHTVYMPDGSKLEAHSGLGGKMDDPRHVTARNTGPTPPHLYDLSLRESLFHGVQALRLNPVGGGGVFGRDGLLAHTYMLGPNGQSNGCVSFRDYAAFLRAYQNGQVKRLVVVAGGMN; via the coding sequence ATGACCGACGCGACGTTCACCACCGGCGATGTCGCCCCGTTCGACCACGGCCGCCTGTCCCAGCGGCATTCCACATGGACCATCGCCGGGGCCGGCGCGGTGACGCTGGGCGTGCTGGTGGGCTCTTGGCTCCTCGACCACCGCGCCATGGGCGTGCAGCCCTTCGGCTTGGCGCCCGGCGCGGCGCGGCTCACCGCCGCCTTCCACACCCCGCCGTCCCCGGCCCTGCCCGACCTGCCGCGGGCCGAACCGCGCGCGGAAGCCCCTGCCGAAGGAGCCACAGCCGAAGCCGATCCCCAGGCCGTGCCGGCGCTGCCCGCCGCGCCCGGCGCGTCGCTGATCGACCCCGGCTTCGCCCGCGGCCCGTCGCCCGCCGCCCTCGCGGACAGCGCCCCGCTCGCGTCGCGCTTCGCCGCGGCCGGGCCCGCGGGCGCCGTCGAGAAGCCTCAGCCCGGCCCCGTGGTGGCCGTCGTGCCCGAAAGTGGGCCGGGCTTCGCCATGATTGTCCCCCTGCCCGGCGCGCACGACGAGGCGCCCGCGCCCGCCGCCGAGCCGCCCCTGCCCCCGGCCGCCCTCGCGTCGGCCGAGCCGAAGCCGCAGGTCGAGACCGTTCCGCTGCCGACTCCGCGCCCGGCCTTCCCCTGGGCGGCGCCCGAGCAGTACCGCCAGGGCCGCCGCGCCCTGGCGCGCAACACCGACACGGCGCCGACCCTGGCGGCCCCGGGCCCCGTGGCCGCGGCGGCGCCGGCCGACAACCGCGGCTTCCTCGAGAAGTTCTTCGGCGCGTTCAAGCCGTCCGGCTCGGCCCTCGGCTACGCGTCGCCGGAGGACGGCCTGTTCGGCCGCGCCGGCCTGCCGGGCAGCCCCGCGACCCCGCGCGACCGCTACACCGCCGTCTACGACATCTCGGCCCACACGGTTTACATGCCGGACGGCTCCAAGCTCGAAGCCCATTCGGGCCTCGGCGGCAAGATGGACGACCCGCGCCACGTCACGGCCCGCAACACGGGGCCGACGCCGCCCCACCTCTACGACCTGTCGCTGCGCGAGTCGCTGTTCCACGGCGTGCAGGCGCTGCGGCTCAACCCCGTCGGCGGCGGCGGCGTCTTCGGCCGCGACGGGCTCCTCGCCCACACCTACATGCTGGGCCCGAACGGCCAGTCCAACGGCTGCGTGTCGTTCCGCGACTACGCGGCCTTCCTCCGCGCCTACCAGAACGGCCAGGTGAAGCGCCTCGTCGTGGTGGCCGGCGGGATGAACTGA